From the genome of Spinacia oleracea cultivar Varoflay chromosome 2, BTI_SOV_V1, whole genome shotgun sequence, one region includes:
- the LOC110798555 gene encoding DEAD-box ATP-dependent RNA helicase 57, whose amino-acid sequence MEDTSFLFAGIKFDKNKFAKDFAKFKVNKENKDLEVNPGLVNSSKNEAEVGKKSIRKRKRKGATGESVEGFSVFNKSTNAVNEAAQNDEEDGKPDERKEFFQQLERDALLRKDHKIHISGSNVPSPLQSFEELNTRYGCKPYILRNLAELGYKEPTPIQRQAIPVLLSGRECFACAPTGSGKTLAFICPILMKLKHGLKDGVRAVVVCPTRELAAQTTRESKKLAQGKNFYIKLMTKELSRSADFSKVPCDILISTPLRLESSIRQRKLDLSRVEFLVLDESDQLFELGFMQQIDFIVKASSNPSVIRMLFSATLPDTVEDLARTLMHDAVRIIVGRKNTASASIKQKLVFAGSEEGKFLALRQNFSESLNPPVLIFVQSMERAKELYRELAFSDIKVDVIHSDLQEAQRENAVDNFRSGKTWVLIATDVVARGMDFKGLNCVINYDFPDSAASYIHRVGRAGRAGREGEAITFYTEVDVPYLRNVANIMSESGSEVPSWIMSKPKAKWKKHRPVRNSIFSGPVDRM is encoded by the exons ATGGAAGATACCTCCTTCCTATTTGCAGGCATTAAATTTGATAAGAATAAGTTCGCCAAAGATTTCGCCAAGTTTAAG GTGAACAAAGAAAACAAAGATTTGGAAGTGAATCCAGGTTTAGTTAACAGTTCTAAGAATGAAGCCGAAGTAGGGAAAAAGTCCATTaggaagagaaaaagaaagggCGCTACTGGAG AATCAGTGGAGGGGTTTAGCGTCTTTAATAAGAGTACAAATGCAGTCAATGAAGCTGCACAAAATGATGAGGAAGATGGGAAGCCTGATGAGAGGAAGGAGTTTTTCCAGCAACTTGAG CGTGATGCGCTTCTGCGGAAAGATCATAAAATTCATATTTCTGGGAGTAATGTTCCATCTCCTCTCCAAAGCTTTGAGGAGCTTAATACTAG ATATGGTTGCAAACCCTATATATTGCGAAATTTAGCTGAACTTGGATACAAGGAGCCTACACCAATTCAAAGGCAGGCTATTCCAGTCCTTCTATCT GGACGTGAATGTTTTGCTTGTGCACCCACTGGTTCTGGCAAAACCTTAGCATTCATTTGTCCCATATTAATGAAACTTAAG CATGGGTTAAAAGATGGTGTTCGTGCTGTTGTTGTTTGCCCTACTCGTGAGTTAGCTGCTCAAACGACTCGAGAAAGCAAGAAACTTGCTCAAGGAAAGAATTTTTATATCAAATTGATGACTAAGGAGCTTTCAAGAAGCGCTGATTTCTCAAAAGTGCCTTGTGATATACTTATATCAACGCCACTTCGCTTAGAATCTTCAATCCGCCAAAGGAAGCTTGATTTAAGCAG GGTTGAATTCCTTGTTCTCGATGAATCAGATCAGCTATTTGAACTTGGTTTTATGCAGCAGATTGATTTCATCGTTAAAGCCAGCTCAAATCCGTCAGTTATTAGAATGTTGTTTAGTGCGACTTTACCTGACACTGTTGAAGACCTTGCGCGGACATTAATGCATGATGCTGTGCGGATTATTGTTGGCCGAAA GAATACAGCTTCTGCATCAATAAAGCAGAAGTTGGTTTTTGCTGGAAGTGAAGAAGGGAAGTTTCTTGCACTGCGTCAAAATTTTTCTGAG AGTTTGAATCCACCAGTCTTAATCTTTGTGCAAAGCATGGAACGTGCTAAAGAGCTCTATAGAGAACTGGCGTTTAGTGATATCAAAGTGGATGTCATCCATAGTGATTTGCAAGAAGCACAG CGGGAGAATGCTGTTGATAATTTCAGGTCTGGTAAAACTTGGGTTTTGATTGCTACGGACGTTGTTGCTCGTGGGATGGACTTCAAAGGTCTCAACTGTGTGATTAATTATGATTTTCCAGACTCAGCTGCTTCTTACATCCACAGAGTTG GTCGAGCTGGTAGAGCTGGAAGAGAAGGAGAAGCCATTACCTTTTATACAGAAGTAGATGTACCATATTTGCGTAATGTGGCTAATATTATGTCAGAGTCTGGGAGTGAGGTACCATCTTGGATCATGTCCAAGCCAAAAGCCAAATGGAAGAAGCATCGTCCTGTCAGGAATTCTATATTTTCTGGTCCCGTCGATCGTATGTAG
- the LOC110798554 gene encoding beta-1,4-xylosyltransferase IRX9: MGVTERSKKRVHLWKKAVLHFLLCFVMGFFTGFAPTGKPTFTRVDSSAEKQYNNSMVELAPRPMLGVTGNNRSLSETPESAVEETESEIEIEERKQIIVISPTNDKDPLRGVLLRRMADTLKLVPPPLLWIVVESKMESSDVSDILRSTGVMYRHLVFMENFTDHTTEMDHQRNLALKHIEHHRLSGIVHFAALSNVYHLSFFDHIRSTETFGTWPLAKLSTKRKKMIIEGPVCQSSQVIGWHLNKLKMDTDELPIHISGFGFNSSILWDPERWGYLPFADATKQNSLKFVKQAFFEDESKIRGVASEDCSKVNIWQLHLSS; encoded by the exons ATGGGAGTGACAGAGCGATCAAAGAAACGGGTTCATCTATGGAAGAAAGCCGTTTTACATTTCTTGCTATGTTTTGTCATGGGGTTCTTCACAGGGTTTGCTCCTACTGGTAAACCTACATTTACTAGGGTTGATTCTTCAGCAGAAAAACAGTACAACAATTCCATGGTGGAGCTAGCACCAAGGCCTATGCTGGGTGTTACAGGCAACAACAGAAGCCTATCAGAAACTCCAGAGAGTGCAGTTGAGGAAACTGAaagtgaaattgaaattgaggaAAGGAAACAAATAATTGTAATAAGTCCTACAAATGATAAGGATCCTCTGAGAGGAGTTTTACTAAGAAGGATGGCAGATACTCTGAAACTGGTGCCTCCACCATTGCTGTGGATTGTTGTGGAGTCAAAAATGGAGTCTTCTGATGTATCAGATATACTAAGGAGTACAGGGGTTATGTATAGACACTTGGTGTTTATGGAGAATTTTACAGATCATACAACTGAGATGGATCATCAGAGAAATCTTGCTCTTAAGCATATTGAACATCATCGTTTAAGTGGAATTGTACATTTTGCTGCACTCTCAAATGTTTATCATCTCAGCTTCTTCGACCACATTCGATCTACAGA GACATTTGGGACATGGCCACTTGCTAAACTAtcaacaaaaagaaagaaaatgataATTGAAGGGCCAGTTTGCCAATCTTCCCAAGTCATTGGATGGCATCTGAACAAGTTGAAGATGGATACAGATGAATTACCAATTCATATTTCTGGTTTTGGATTCAATAGCTCTATCCTATGGGATCCTGAACGATGGGGTTATCTCCCTTTTGCAGATGCCACCAAACAG AATTCACTCAAATTTGTGAAACAAGCATTTTTTGAAGATGAGAGCAAAATAAGGGGAGTTGCCTCAGAAGATTGCTCCAAAGTTAACATCTGGCAACTCCATCTTTCATCCTAA